In Hahella sp. KA22, one genomic interval encodes:
- a CDS encoding ABC transporter substrate-binding protein produces the protein MRAYITSPWSKLLLLVFALMGAVGAARTESDIVEINVCGIDVANPPIYRLTMAETNDATEYKGVAYELMDEIELQAPIRIIFERRPWKRCLSQLQTGQSDAVIGSSYVPEREQYSHYPRKLDGTVDNTKLVYSNTLWLYTSDPAVQWDGVSLKLPPGAQAAAGLGYSSADLLQRMGVEVIERYEPKHLANLLTSRRVALVASYSMQVEPYLDLNDPNSPVQRLPTPLMQDDMFLVFSRQFYARHQHLAERIWGICADIHESGRYNEIMALYFSFLDSQ, from the coding sequence ATGCGCGCCTACATAACGTCTCCATGGTCGAAATTACTGCTCCTCGTTTTTGCGCTGATGGGAGCCGTTGGTGCGGCTCGTACTGAATCAGACATCGTTGAAATCAATGTCTGCGGTATTGATGTGGCGAATCCGCCCATTTACCGGCTGACCATGGCGGAGACCAATGACGCCACCGAATATAAAGGCGTCGCCTATGAGTTAATGGACGAGATTGAGCTACAGGCGCCCATACGCATCATCTTTGAACGCCGCCCCTGGAAGCGCTGCCTGTCGCAACTGCAGACAGGTCAGTCGGATGCGGTGATTGGCTCCTCCTATGTGCCGGAACGGGAGCAATACAGTCACTACCCGCGCAAGCTGGACGGCACTGTGGACAACACCAAGCTGGTGTACAGCAATACCCTTTGGCTATATACCTCAGATCCTGCGGTGCAATGGGACGGCGTGTCGCTGAAGCTGCCTCCGGGAGCCCAGGCCGCCGCCGGACTGGGCTACTCTTCCGCTGACTTGCTGCAACGTATGGGAGTAGAGGTCATTGAGCGCTACGAACCCAAACACCTCGCCAATCTGCTGACCAGTCGTCGGGTGGCGTTAGTCGCCAGTTACTCCATGCAGGTGGAGCCGTATCTTGATCTGAATGATCCCAACTCCCCCGTGCAACGACTGCCCACTCCTTTGATGCAGGACGATATGTTCCTGGTCTTTTCGCGTCAGTTCTACGCCCGCCACCAACATCTGGCGGAGCGTATTTGGGGAATTTGCGCCGATATTCATGAGTCCGGTCGCTACAACGAAATCATGGCGCTCTACTTCTCATTTCTGGACTCTCAGTAA
- a CDS encoding M28 family metallopeptidase, whose product MFSEINTRKLLPGLACLMLVTGCSNNNDSNNGGANANKTADDYLVDLAHPTKGIGARVAGTESERKAEAYLLAELKSLGYAPSAQAFTYKDRDNNEFNSSNVIFEKAGSNADKVLVLGAHYDTTGEDLGSTGATDNGTGVSTLLDVAKRIKDKTIPYTLRFVFFGAEEKGLHGSNYYVSQLSVDDLGRIVGMVNYDTVAGGDYLYVHSADSATPYDCNGDNSSYVAGETVRKGMLDASIALDGDNDFLIHPSVDGGYQAGETGDWSDHVAFACRGIPIAYVEATNFDIVGKYGKDGYSQTVNPQFWTCFDEATIGACDKDAEEKWGEIWHTGSDRIDAMESAFPGRVSSQMERAVKATVEFVSFADYYLP is encoded by the coding sequence ATGTTTTCCGAGATAAATACAAGAAAACTATTGCCTGGACTGGCTTGCCTGATGCTGGTGACAGGCTGTTCCAATAATAATGATTCCAACAACGGCGGCGCTAACGCCAACAAAACCGCGGACGACTATCTGGTCGATCTGGCTCATCCCACCAAAGGCATCGGCGCCAGAGTGGCCGGAACCGAGAGTGAACGCAAAGCGGAAGCCTATCTGCTGGCTGAACTCAAGTCCCTGGGTTATGCGCCCAGCGCGCAAGCGTTTACTTACAAGGATAGAGACAACAATGAGTTTAACTCCAGCAATGTCATCTTTGAGAAGGCCGGGAGCAACGCTGATAAGGTGTTGGTTTTAGGCGCTCATTACGACACCACTGGCGAAGATCTCGGCTCCACTGGCGCCACGGATAATGGTACAGGCGTGTCCACACTGCTGGATGTCGCCAAACGCATTAAAGATAAAACCATACCTTACACCTTGCGCTTCGTATTCTTCGGAGCAGAGGAAAAAGGCCTGCATGGCTCCAATTACTACGTGAGTCAGCTATCGGTGGATGATCTTGGCAGGATTGTCGGCATGGTCAACTACGACACAGTGGCCGGCGGCGATTACCTGTATGTGCACTCCGCTGACAGCGCCACACCCTATGATTGTAACGGCGACAACTCCTCTTACGTTGCAGGAGAGACTGTACGCAAAGGAATGTTGGATGCCTCTATCGCTCTGGACGGAGACAATGATTTCCTAATACATCCAAGCGTAGATGGCGGCTATCAGGCGGGCGAGACCGGCGACTGGTCTGATCACGTTGCCTTCGCCTGCCGAGGTATTCCCATCGCATACGTTGAAGCGACTAACTTCGATATTGTTGGGAAGTATGGGAAAGACGGCTATTCACAAACCGTTAATCCGCAGTTCTGGACCTGTTTTGACGAGGCGACTATTGGCGCTTGCGATAAAGACGCTGAGGAGAAGTGGGGAGAAATCTGGCATACCGGCAGCGACCGGATCGACGCCATGGAGTCCGCCTTCCCT